From one Populus alba chromosome 17, ASM523922v2, whole genome shotgun sequence genomic stretch:
- the LOC118037179 gene encoding putative disease resistance protein RGA1: MECETLRRQVVKTTGSTSRKVRRFFSSSNMIPFRLKMGHKIKKIIERLAEISSLKSEFNLCEQPIDCSHVLHEETEMNRSFESFSGLVGRDQDKERIINLLAEPFKVGDAHPFVLPIVGMGGLGKTSLAKSVCDAENVKSHFDLKMEACVSDDFSLKQVVQKIIKSATGERCADLDGGELNKKLEEILNGKKYLLLLDDVWNEDAEKWLLLKPLLSKGADGSKIIVTTRSQRVAEIMGTVTAHNLSLLGQEDCLSLFYKCAFKEGQMELHPNLVGIGKEIVAKCKQVPLAVINLGTQLYGKTDEKEWQSVRDSEKWEEEGDGILPALKISYQRLPTHLKRCFLYCSVFPKDYLFLDLLLVQFWMAHGLILQPSNPNENLEDVGLRYLRELISRCFFQDYEDLIVGAGFKMHDLMHDLVSSLAQNEFSIISSQNHQISKTTRHLSVLNSDSFFYKTLPKSPNNFHQVRSIVFADSIVGPTCKTDFEKYLLEFKHLRSLELMDDSEFEAFPERIGALKHLRYLDFGNNVKIKRLPKSLFKLYNLQAMVTGEGLEELPKDVRYMISLRFLFLVTKQKRLPEGGIGCLKFLQTLLIFGCENLENLCEDMQGLRSLRKLVIHHCDSLISLPRSIKCLTTLEELFIIDCEELDLMTIEKKNEEKIQPLSRSLRIVMFDNLPSTIALPEQFLQGSAESLQTFIIKKCSSIGEMPECISNLKKLQNLEISDCPRLSKRCRRETGEDWPTIKHIPKIEVDNDDSGEKTSD, from the coding sequence ATGGAGTGCGAAACTTTGCGAAGGCAGGTGGTGAAAACAACAGGGAGCACCAGCAGAAAGGTACGGCGCTTCTTTTCAAGCTCTAATATGATTCCATTCCGTTTAAAAATGGGTCATAAGATAAAGAAGATCATAGAAAGACTAGCTGAGATTTCATCTCTTAAGTCTGAGTTCAATCTCTGCGAGCAGCCTATTGATTGTAGTCATGTCTTGCATGAGGAAACAGAGATGAACCGATCCTTTGAGAGCTTTTCCGGTCTTGTCGGAAGAGATCAAGACAAAGAACGCATCATCAACCTTTTAGCAGAACCTTTTAAGGTTGGTGATGCACATCCCTTCGTCCTTCCGATTGTAGGAATGGGAGGCTTGGGGAAGACATCTCTTGCCAAATCGGTGTGTGATGCTGAAAATGTAAAAAGTCATTTTGATCTGAAGATGGAGGCATGTGTTTCAGAtgatttttccttgaaacaagtggtacaaaaaattattaaatctgcaACTGGGGAAAGATGTGCGGATTTGGATGGGGGTgaacttaataaaaaacttgaagaaatttTGAATGGTAAGAAATACTTGCTTCTTTTGGATGATGTTTGGAATGAAGATGCTGAAAAATGGTTGTTGTTGAAGCCTTTGTTATCAAAAGGTGCTGATGGAAGTAAGATTATAGTAACTACCCGTAGTCAACGTGTTGCTGAGATTATGGGTACTGTTACTGCGCACAACCTAAGTCTTCTTGGTCAGGAGGACTGTCTGTCGTTGTTTTACAAGTGTGCATTCAAGGAAGGGCAAATGGAGTTGCATCCAAATTTGGTTGGAATTGGGAAAGAAATAGTGGCGAAATGCAAGCAAGTTCCTCTGGCAGTGATTAACTTGGGGACTCAACTGTATGGTAAGACTGATGAAAAAGAGTGGCAATCGGTGAGAGACAGTGAAAAGTGGGAAGAAGAGGGAGATGGTATTTTACCTGCCTTGAAAATAAGCTATCAAAGACTGCCGACTCACTTGAAAAGATGCTTTCTTTATTGTTCCGTTTTTCCAAAAGATTACCTATTCTTGGATCTCTTATTGGTGCAATTTTGGATGGCACATGGACTCATTCTTCAACCATCAAATCCAAATGAGAACTTGGAAGATGTTGGCTTGCGTTATCTGCGCGAGTTGATCTCAAGATGTTTCTTCCAAGATTATGAGGATTTGATTGTTGGAGCTGGCTTTAAGATGCATGATTTGATGCATGATCTTGTTTCATCATTGGctcaaaatgagttttcaatCATAAGCTCTCAAAACCACCAAATTTCCAAAACGACCCGTCATTTGTCAGTCCTTAactctgattcatttttttataaaactctcCCCAAGTCCCCAAACAACTTCCATCAAGTGCGGTCAATAGTCTTTGCTGATAGTATAGTGGGGCCTACATGCAAAACAGACTTTGAGAAATATTTGTTAGAATTTAAGCATTTGCGGTCTTTGGAATTAATGGATGATTCTGAATTTGAGGCTTTTCCGGAGAGGATTGGGGCCTTGAAACATTTGAGATATCTCGATTTTGGGaacaatgtaaaaataaaaagactcccAAAATCTCTTTTCAAATTATACAACTTGCAAGCTATGGTTACAGGTGAAGGATTAGAAGAGTTGCCCAAAGATGTGAGGTACATGATCAGCCTTAGATTTTTATTTCTAGTTACTAAGCAGAAGCGGTTGCCAGAAGGAGGGATTGGGTGCTTGAAATTTCTTcaaactttattaatttttgggtgtgaaaatctagaaaatttgtGCGAAGATATGCAAGGTCTTAGAAGTCTTCGAAAATTGGTTATTCATCATTGTGATAGCTTGATTTCTCTGCCAAGAAGCATAAAATGCCTAACTACTCTGgaagaattatttattatcGACTGTGAAGAGCTTGATTTGATgacaatagaaaaaaagaatgaggaaaaaATTCAACCTCTTTCCCGTTCCCTTCGTATTGTAATGTTTGACAACTTACCATCAACTATTGCTTTACCAGAACAGTTTCTTCAAGGATCTGCAGAATCCTTACAAACATTTATCATCAAAAAGTGTTCAAGCATTGGAGAAATGCCAGAGTGCATCAGCAATTTAAAGAAACTTCAAAATCTTGAGATTAGTGATTGTCCAAGGTTGAGCAAAAGGTGCCGAAGGGAAACAGGAGAAGATTGGCCCACGATCAAACATATCCctaaaattgaggttgacaatGATGACAGTGGTGAAAAAACATCTGATTAG